A window from Vulpes vulpes isolate BD-2025 chromosome 9, VulVul3, whole genome shotgun sequence encodes these proteins:
- the DUSP28 gene encoding dual specificity phosphatase 28, producing the protein MRPGPAGRDLPGAASPAPPPFARVAPSLFLGSARAAACPALLARAGVTLCVNVSRQQPGPAAPGVAELRVPVFDDPAEDLLAHLEPTCAAMEAAVRAGGACLVYCKNGRSRSAAVCTAYLMRHRGLSLARAFQAVKSARPVAEPNPGFWSQLQQYEATLQSLPQPSPTGEPSGQGSRTGDEPQSEP; encoded by the exons ATGCGCCCGGGACCCGCCGGCCGCGACCTCCCCGGGGCCGCctcgcccgcgccgccgccgttCGCGCGCGTCGCCCCGTCCCTCTTCCTGGGGAGCGCGCGCGCCGCGGCCTGCCCGGCCCTGCTGGCGCGCGCGGGGGTCACCCTGTGCGTCAACGTCTCGCGCCAgcagcccggcccggccgcgcCCGGCGTGGCCGAGCTGCGCGTGCCCGTGTTCGACGACCCGGCCGAGGACCTGCTGGCGCACCTGGAGCCCACCTGCGCCGCCATGGAGGCCGCGGTGCGCGCGGGCGGCGCCTGCCTGGTCTACTGCAAGAACGGCCGCAGCCGCTCGGCCGCCGTCTGCACCGCCTACCTCATGCGGCACCGCGGCCTCAGCCTGGCGCGGGCCTTCCAG GCGGTGAAGAGCGCCCGTCCGGTGGCCGAGCCCAACCCGGGTTTCTGGTCTCAGCTGCAGCAGTACGAGGCGACCCTGCAGTCCCTGCCCCAGCCGTCGCCGACCGGGGAGCCCTCAGGACAGGGCTCCCGAACCGGAGATGAGCCCCAGAGTGAGCCCTAG